From a single Sphingosinicellaceae bacterium genomic region:
- a CDS encoding undecaprenyl-diphosphate phosphatase, protein MEHSLLDIVIMGLVEGLTEFLPVSSTGHLILAGELLGFHGPDDAIFNIAIQTGAILAVLVAYWRRFTLVLGGLFRRDAGAWAFTRNVVLGFVPAGIAGVLLIKAVEALLESPLTVAIALIVGGVAILVIEAISKRVTATSVEAMPAKTALGVGAIQCLAMIPGVSRSGATIMGGLLLGLDRKTAAEFSFFLAVPTLAGATVLLLWKHKDTLSAGDMNAIAIGFVISFVVALAVVKGFVAVISRYGFGPFAWYRIIVGGAALVWLLNR, encoded by the coding sequence GTGGAGCACTCGCTTCTCGACATCGTCATCATGGGTCTGGTCGAGGGCCTCACCGAGTTCCTTCCGGTGTCGTCGACCGGCCACCTGATCCTCGCGGGCGAGCTGCTCGGCTTCCACGGTCCAGACGACGCGATCTTCAACATCGCGATCCAGACCGGCGCGATCCTGGCCGTGCTGGTCGCCTACTGGCGGCGGTTCACGCTGGTGCTCGGCGGGCTGTTCCGCCGCGATGCCGGGGCCTGGGCATTCACCCGCAACGTCGTCCTCGGCTTCGTGCCGGCAGGCATTGCCGGCGTGCTGCTGATCAAGGCGGTCGAGGCGCTGCTCGAGAGCCCGTTGACGGTGGCGATCGCGCTGATCGTCGGCGGCGTCGCGATCCTGGTCATCGAGGCGATCTCGAAGCGGGTGACCGCGACCTCGGTCGAGGCGATGCCAGCGAAGACGGCGCTCGGCGTCGGAGCGATCCAGTGCCTCGCGATGATCCCCGGCGTGTCGCGCTCGGGGGCAACGATCATGGGCGGCCTGCTGCTCGGGCTCGACCGCAAGACCGCGGCCGAATTCAGTTTCTTCCTCGCGGTGCCGACGCTGGCAGGCGCGACGGTGCTCCTGCTGTGGAAGCACAAGGACACGCTTTCGGCGGGCGATATGAACGCCATCGCGATCGGCTTCGTGATTTCGTTCGTGGTCGCATTGGCCGTGGTGAAGGGCTTCGTCGCGGTCATCAGCCGCTACGGCTTCGGGCCGTTTGCGTGGTACCGGATCATCGTCGGCGGCGCGGCACTGGTCTGGCTGCTCAACCGATAG
- a CDS encoding NAD(P)-dependent oxidoreductase, which translates to MAESTMLKFVERTQAYPPKRAAHARSDDFQEIAPDYLIERAEEQSGRCSQCGVPYCQVHCPLHNNIPDWLKLTAEGRLEEAYELSNATSNMPEICGRICPQDRLCEGNCVIEKDFGSVTIGAVEKFITDTAWEQGWVKPLRVIADRGGQSVGVIGAGPAGLSAAEQLRVKGYEVHVYDRHDRAGGLLTYGIPGFKLEKHVVTRRVERLEAGGIVFHLGFEVGRDATLEELRGRHDAVLVATGVYKARDAVVPGIDSPAVVDALDYLIRSNRRGFGDDVALGDGLDAEGKHVVVVGGGDTAMDCVRTAVRQGAASVKCLYRRDRDNMPGSRREVAHAEEEGVEFVWLSAPAAVADGAVLADRMRLGPAGADGRRAPELHADCPGGSRFRLEADLIIKALGFDPEDLPVAFSAPDLGVNRWGTLRVLDNQTMMTSLDGVFAAGDIVRGASLVVWAIRDGRDVATAMHRYLAAKSDMLKVAA; encoded by the coding sequence GTGGCCGAATCGACTATGCTCAAGTTCGTCGAGCGCACGCAGGCGTATCCGCCGAAGCGGGCCGCTCACGCGCGTTCCGACGACTTTCAGGAGATCGCTCCCGATTACCTGATCGAGCGTGCCGAGGAGCAGTCCGGCCGGTGCTCGCAGTGCGGCGTGCCGTATTGCCAAGTCCACTGCCCGCTCCACAACAATATCCCCGACTGGCTCAAGTTGACCGCCGAAGGCCGCCTCGAGGAGGCCTACGAGCTCAGCAACGCGACTTCGAACATGCCCGAGATCTGCGGGCGCATCTGCCCGCAGGACCGGCTGTGCGAAGGCAATTGCGTCATCGAGAAGGACTTCGGTTCGGTTACCATCGGAGCGGTCGAGAAGTTCATCACCGACACAGCGTGGGAGCAGGGCTGGGTCAAGCCCCTGCGGGTTATCGCCGATCGCGGTGGCCAATCGGTCGGCGTTATCGGTGCCGGGCCGGCGGGGCTGAGCGCCGCCGAGCAGCTCCGGGTCAAGGGCTATGAGGTCCACGTCTACGACCGCCACGACCGCGCCGGCGGCCTGCTGACCTACGGCATCCCCGGCTTCAAGCTGGAGAAGCACGTCGTCACCCGCCGGGTCGAGCGGCTCGAGGCCGGCGGCATCGTCTTCCACCTCGGCTTCGAGGTCGGCCGCGACGCGACGCTCGAGGAACTGCGCGGGCGCCACGACGCGGTGCTGGTCGCGACCGGGGTCTACAAGGCGCGCGACGCTGTCGTGCCGGGCATCGACTCGCCCGCGGTCGTCGACGCGCTCGACTATTTGATCCGCAGCAACCGGCGCGGCTTCGGCGACGATGTCGCGCTCGGCGATGGTCTCGACGCCGAGGGCAAGCACGTCGTCGTCGTCGGCGGCGGCGATACCGCAATGGACTGCGTGCGCACGGCTGTCCGCCAGGGTGCAGCCTCGGTGAAGTGCCTGTACCGCCGCGACCGCGACAACATGCCGGGCAGTCGCCGCGAAGTCGCCCACGCCGAGGAGGAGGGCGTCGAGTTCGTCTGGCTCAGCGCCCCCGCCGCGGTTGCCGACGGTGCCGTCCTCGCCGACCGCATGCGCCTCGGGCCCGCCGGAGCCGATGGCCGCCGTGCGCCCGAACTCCACGCCGACTGCCCGGGCGGCAGCCGTTTCCGCCTCGAGGCCGACCTGATCATCAAGGCCCTCGGCTTCGACCCCGAGGACCTGCCCGTCGCGTTCAGCGCCCCCGACCTCGGCGTCAACCGCTGGGGCACGCTCCGCGTCCTCGACAACCAGACGATGATGACCAGCCTCGACGGTGTGTTCGCGGCCGGCGACATCGTCCGCGGCGCAAGCCTCGTCGTCTGGGCGATCCGCGACGGGCGCGACGTCGCGACGGCGATGCACCGGTATCTGGCCGCGAAGTCCGACATGCTCAAGGTAGCCGCATGA
- the gltB gene encoding glutamate synthase large subunit → MTVPQAERAEAERLRIAEVGMYRPEFEGDACGVGVIAATDGRASRRVVTLAIDALKAVWHRGAVDADGKTGDGAGLHVEIPVDFFHEHIERAGHRPKPNLTAVGMIFLPRTDLAAQETCRTIVESEIIGFGYTIYGWRQVPVDVSVIGEKAMLSRPEIEQIMIAGPLPEGGDGALDVAASKAAFEKDLYLIRRRIEKAVIAAQIQGFYVCSLSCRSIIYKGLFLAESLTDFFPDLADERFVSRFAIYHQRYSTNTFPQWWLAQPFRTIAHNGEINTVRGNKNWMKSHEIRMAAAAFGAHSEDIKPLIPAGASDTAALDAVFEAMVRSGRDAPTAKLILVPEAWAKDDELPPAHRAMYAFFASIMEAWDGPAALAMTDGRWVVAGMDRNALRPMRYALTDDGLLVTGSEAGMVAIPDASIVCKGRLGPGQMVAVDLDGGGSGGDGTYFYGDRDIKDRIAAEHDYPALVAGFTTFASIPGHDASQPAPAYPREELRHRQIAAGLTMEDMELLLAPMVEDAKEAIGSMGDDTPLAVISDNARTLSHFFRQNFSQVTNPPIDSLRETRVMSLKTRFSNLGNILDPDATQKGVMVFDTPVITNMGWALMQKCFGQQAATIDCTFDIASGPAGLRAAIERVREEAETAVRSGKSQLFLTDEAVGPTRAGITMILAAAGVHTHLVRKGLRTYASINVRSAECLDTHYFAVLIGVGATTVNAYLAQEAIADRHARGLFKGRTYDECVARYKKAVEDGLLKIMAKMGIAVISSYRGGYNFEAVGLSRALVADFFPGMPAKISGEGFASIHLNAQLRHDKAWDEAAGALPIGGLYRYRANSEAHAYQANLIHLLQEAVARDSYSDYLRFSRATAALPPIYLRDLLEFNWAKTPLPTEAIESITEIRKRFVTPGMSLGALGPEAHETLAIAMNRIGAKAVSGEGGEDAERYHPRANGDNANSVVKQIASGRFGVTAEYLNACEEIEMKVAQGAKPGEGGQLPGFKVTELIARLRHATPGVGLISPPPHHDIYSIEDLAQLIYDLKQINPRARVCVKLVSSAGIGTVAAGVAKAHADVILVSGHVGGTAASPQTSIKYAGTPWEMGLSEVNQVLTLNGLRHRVKLRTDGGLKTGRDIVIAAILGAEEFGIGTLSLVAMGCIMVRQCHSNTCPVGVCSQDERLREKFTGSPEKVINLMSFIAEEVRDILAKLGVRSLDEVIGRTELLRQVSRGAEHLDDLDLNPILAKVDAPDDARRFAISTFRNEVPDSLDAQMIIDAAHLFERGEKMQLTYSVRNTHRAVGTRLSSEILRRLPGQVLAPGHIHIRLRGSAGQSLGAFAVPGVKLEVFGEANDYVGKGLSGATIVVRPMVASKLVACDNTIIGNTVLYGATSGRLFAAGQAGERFAVRNSGATVVVEGCGANGCEYMTGGVAVILGVTGDNFGAGMTGGMAFVYDTDGKFERRINPESIVLQRLGSEHWEGVLRALVMEHAAETDSVHAANILADWERCRDRFWQVCPKEMLSRLAHPLNDTISVAVAAE, encoded by the coding sequence ATGACCGTCCCCCAGGCCGAACGCGCCGAGGCTGAACGGCTGCGCATCGCTGAAGTCGGCATGTACCGCCCCGAGTTCGAGGGCGATGCCTGCGGCGTCGGGGTCATCGCCGCGACCGACGGGCGGGCTTCGCGCCGGGTCGTGACCCTCGCGATCGACGCGCTGAAGGCGGTCTGGCACCGCGGCGCGGTCGATGCCGACGGCAAGACCGGCGACGGCGCGGGCCTCCACGTCGAGATCCCGGTCGATTTCTTCCACGAGCACATCGAGCGCGCCGGGCACCGGCCCAAGCCGAACCTGACCGCCGTCGGCATGATCTTCCTGCCGCGCACCGACCTCGCGGCGCAGGAGACCTGCCGGACCATCGTCGAGAGCGAGATCATCGGCTTCGGCTACACCATCTACGGCTGGCGGCAGGTGCCGGTCGACGTCTCCGTCATCGGCGAGAAGGCGATGCTGTCGCGCCCCGAGATCGAGCAGATCATGATCGCCGGGCCGTTGCCCGAGGGTGGCGACGGCGCGCTCGACGTCGCGGCCAGCAAGGCGGCGTTCGAGAAGGACCTCTACCTGATCCGCCGCCGCATCGAGAAGGCGGTGATCGCGGCGCAGATCCAGGGCTTTTACGTCTGCTCGCTGTCGTGCCGGTCGATCATCTACAAGGGGCTGTTCCTCGCCGAGAGCCTGACCGACTTCTTCCCGGACCTCGCGGACGAGCGCTTCGTGTCGCGCTTCGCGATCTATCACCAGCGCTACTCGACCAACACCTTCCCCCAGTGGTGGCTGGCGCAGCCGTTTCGGACGATCGCCCACAACGGCGAGATCAACACTGTCCGCGGCAACAAGAACTGGATGAAATCCCACGAGATCCGCATGGCCGCGGCCGCCTTCGGCGCGCATTCGGAGGACATCAAGCCGCTGATCCCGGCCGGCGCCAGCGACACCGCGGCGCTCGACGCCGTGTTCGAGGCGATGGTCCGATCGGGCCGCGACGCGCCGACCGCGAAGCTGATCCTGGTGCCGGAAGCCTGGGCCAAGGACGACGAGCTGCCGCCCGCGCACCGGGCCATGTACGCCTTCTTCGCGTCGATCATGGAGGCCTGGGACGGGCCGGCGGCGCTGGCGATGACCGATGGCCGCTGGGTCGTCGCGGGCATGGACCGCAACGCGCTGCGCCCTATGCGCTATGCGCTGACCGACGACGGCCTGCTGGTCACCGGCTCCGAGGCGGGCATGGTCGCGATCCCCGACGCGTCGATCGTCTGCAAGGGCCGCCTCGGGCCGGGCCAGATGGTTGCGGTCGACCTCGACGGCGGCGGCAGCGGTGGCGACGGCACCTATTTCTACGGCGACCGCGACATCAAGGACCGCATCGCCGCCGAGCACGACTATCCGGCGCTGGTCGCAGGCTTCACCACCTTCGCCTCGATCCCCGGCCACGATGCGTCGCAGCCCGCTCCGGCTTATCCGCGCGAGGAACTGCGCCACCGGCAGATCGCCGCCGGGCTGACCATGGAGGACATGGAGCTGCTGCTCGCGCCGATGGTCGAGGACGCCAAGGAGGCGATCGGCAGCATGGGCGACGACACGCCGCTGGCGGTCATCTCCGACAACGCGCGGACGCTGAGCCACTTCTTCCGCCAGAACTTCAGCCAGGTCACCAACCCGCCGATCGACAGCTTGCGCGAGACCCGGGTGATGAGCCTGAAGACGCGCTTCTCGAACCTCGGCAACATCCTCGATCCCGACGCCACCCAGAAGGGCGTCATGGTGTTCGACACGCCGGTCATCACCAACATGGGCTGGGCGCTGATGCAGAAGTGCTTCGGCCAGCAGGCGGCGACGATTGACTGCACCTTCGACATCGCGTCGGGGCCAGCCGGGCTGAGGGCAGCCATCGAGCGCGTCCGCGAGGAAGCCGAGACCGCGGTTCGCTCCGGCAAGAGCCAGCTGTTCCTGACCGACGAAGCGGTCGGTCCGACCCGCGCCGGGATCACCATGATCCTGGCGGCAGCCGGGGTGCACACGCACCTGGTGCGCAAGGGCCTGCGCACCTACGCCAGCATCAACGTGCGCTCGGCCGAATGTCTCGACACGCATTATTTCGCGGTTTTGATCGGGGTCGGCGCGACCACTGTGAACGCCTATCTGGCGCAGGAGGCGATCGCCGACCGCCACGCCCGCGGGCTGTTCAAGGGCCGGACCTACGACGAGTGCGTCGCCCGCTACAAGAAGGCGGTCGAGGACGGCCTGCTCAAGATCATGGCCAAGATGGGCATCGCGGTGATCTCGTCGTACCGCGGCGGTTACAACTTCGAGGCCGTCGGCTTGAGCCGTGCGCTGGTCGCGGACTTCTTCCCCGGCATGCCCGCCAAGATTTCGGGCGAGGGCTTCGCCTCGATCCACCTCAATGCCCAGCTCCGTCACGACAAGGCGTGGGACGAGGCGGCGGGCGCGCTACCGATCGGCGGGCTGTACCGCTACCGCGCCAACTCCGAGGCGCACGCCTACCAGGCGAACCTGATCCACCTGCTGCAGGAGGCGGTCGCCCGCGACAGCTATTCGGATTACCTGCGCTTCTCGCGGGCGACCGCGGCGCTGCCGCCGATCTACCTGCGCGACCTGCTCGAGTTCAACTGGGCCAAGACCCCGCTGCCGACCGAAGCGATCGAGTCGATCACCGAGATCCGCAAGCGCTTCGTGACGCCGGGCATGAGCCTCGGCGCGCTCGGACCCGAGGCGCACGAGACGCTGGCGATCGCGATGAACCGCATCGGCGCCAAGGCCGTCAGCGGCGAAGGCGGCGAGGATGCCGAGCGCTATCACCCGCGCGCCAACGGCGACAACGCCAACTCCGTGGTCAAGCAGATCGCCAGCGGCCGCTTTGGGGTCACCGCCGAGTATCTGAACGCCTGCGAGGAAATCGAGATGAAGGTCGCGCAGGGTGCCAAGCCCGGCGAGGGCGGCCAGCTGCCCGGCTTCAAGGTCACCGAGCTGATCGCGCGCCTGCGCCACGCGACGCCGGGTGTCGGCCTGATCTCGCCGCCGCCGCACCACGACATTTATTCGATCGAGGACCTGGCGCAGCTCATCTACGACCTCAAGCAGATCAATCCGCGCGCCCGCGTCTGCGTCAAATTGGTGTCGTCGGCCGGTATCGGCACCGTCGCCGCCGGCGTCGCCAAGGCGCATGCCGACGTCATCCTGGTGTCGGGCCACGTCGGCGGCACCGCGGCGTCGCCCCAGACCAGCATCAAGTATGCCGGCACGCCGTGGGAAATGGGCCTGTCCGAGGTCAACCAGGTGCTGACCCTCAACGGCCTTCGCCACCGCGTCAAACTGCGCACCGACGGCGGCCTGAAGACCGGGCGCGACATCGTTATCGCCGCGATCTTGGGTGCCGAGGAATTCGGCATCGGCACCCTGAGCCTCGTCGCGATGGGCTGCATCATGGTCCGCCAGTGCCACTCGAACACCTGCCCTGTCGGCGTCTGCAGCCAGGACGAGCGCCTGCGCGAGAAGTTCACCGGCTCGCCGGAGAAGGTCATCAACCTGATGAGCTTCATCGCCGAGGAAGTTCGCGACATCCTCGCCAAGCTCGGCGTCCGCAGCCTCGACGAGGTTATCGGGCGCACCGAGCTGCTGCGCCAGGTCAGCCGCGGCGCCGAGCATCTCGACGACCTCGACCTGAACCCGATCCTCGCCAAGGTCGATGCCCCCGACGACGCAAGGCGCTTCGCGATCAGCACGTTCCGCAACGAGGTTCCCGACAGCCTCGATGCGCAGATGATCATCGACGCCGCGCATCTGTTTGAGCGCGGCGAGAAGATGCAGCTGACCTACAGCGTGCGGAACACGCATCGCGCCGTCGGCACCCGGCTGTCGTCCGAAATCCTGCGCCGCCTGCCCGGACAGGTGCTCGCACCGGGGCACATCCACATCCGGCTGCGCGGCTCGGCAGGGCAAAGCCTCGGCGCGTTCGCGGTGCCTGGTGTCAAGCTGGAGGTCTTCGGCGAGGCCAACGACTATGTCGGCAAGGGCCTGAGCGGCGCAACGATCGTCGTGCGCCCGATGGTGGCGTCGAAATTGGTCGCCTGCGACAACACCATCATCGGCAACACCGTGCTGTACGGCGCGACCTCGGGCCGGCTGTTCGCGGCGGGGCAGGCGGGCGAGCGCTTCGCGGTCCGCAACTCGGGCGCGACCGTCGTCGTCGAGGGCTGCGGCGCGAACGGCTGCGAGTACATGACCGGCGGCGTCGCGGTCATCCTCGGTGTCACCGGCGACAATTTCGGCGCGGGCATGACCGGCGGCATGGCCTTCGTCTACGACACGGACGGCAAGTTCGAGCGCCGCATCAATCCCGAGTCGATCGTTCTCCAGCGCCTCGGATCGGAGCATTGGGAGGGCGTCCTGCGCGCTCTCGTCATGGAGCACGCCGCCGAAACCGACTCGGTCCACGCCGCCAACATCCTGGCCGACTGGGAGCGCTGCCGCGACCGCTTCTGGCAGGTCTGCCCGAAGGAAATGCTCAGCCGTCTAGCGCATCCGCTCAACGACACTATATCGGTCGCTGTAGCAGCGGAGTAA
- a CDS encoding YbaB/EbfC family nucleoid-associated protein: MNMDEIMKAAANVQSEMAKAQDALDAHEVEGASGGGLVKVRATAKGRILGLDIDPSMFRAEDKEMVEDLIVAAFNDAKLKADQVANAEMQKMTAGLPLPPGFKLPF; this comes from the coding sequence ATGAACATGGACGAGATCATGAAGGCGGCTGCCAATGTGCAGTCCGAGATGGCGAAGGCGCAGGACGCACTCGACGCCCACGAGGTCGAGGGCGCGTCGGGCGGCGGTTTGGTCAAGGTGCGCGCCACCGCCAAGGGCCGTATCCTCGGGCTCGATATCGACCCGTCGATGTTTCGCGCCGAGGACAAGGAGATGGTCGAGGATCTGATTGTCGCGGCGTTCAACGACGCGAAGCTCAAGGCTGACCAGGTCGCCAACGCCGAGATGCAGAAAATGACCGCGGGGTTGCCGTTGCCGCCGGGGTTCAAGCTGCCGTTCTAA
- a CDS encoding DNA polymerase III subunit gamma/tau, with protein sequence MDTLLIPDDAKPEYRVLARKYRPASFDTLLGQDAMVRTLGNAIRRGQLAQAWLLTGVRGVGKTSTARIIAKALNCIGPDGQGGPTIAPCGVCEPCVAIAAGRHIDVIEMDAASNTGVDDVREIIEAVRYASVSARFKIYIVDEVHMLSKNAFNALLKTLEEPPPHVKFIFATTEVQKVPVTVLSRCQRFDLRRIPAETLAAHFAMIVEAEGATAEPEALALIARAAEGSVRDGLSILDQAIAHSSGAVSADAIRDMLGLSDRGAIRSLMGLLLEGDAPGALAALQGQYDLGTDPAMVVQALLELVHAITRAKVADVVDASMSAEERDTIRGWAGTLSFPSVHRMWQLLLKGLAEVQSAPVPIQAAEMALLRVIHASALPDPGELVRRLSERGDLADAPPALQPSRPAGATVQQLREPSPPPVVESEPLPQPADYVALVELFAANREPRLAQLLSDEVRLVDFSPPVLTVTTSPSLSPDFAQRVMACLKLWTGERWTVTLARDGGGATLHEQYERRIADERAAVMADPAVLEILAAFPQAELIEVTVDTSDDDQRSVADA encoded by the coding sequence ATGGATACCCTGCTCATCCCCGACGACGCCAAGCCCGAATATCGGGTGCTGGCGCGCAAATACCGGCCTGCCAGCTTCGACACCTTGCTCGGGCAGGACGCTATGGTGCGCACGCTCGGCAACGCGATCCGACGCGGGCAACTGGCGCAGGCGTGGCTGCTGACCGGCGTGCGCGGGGTCGGCAAGACCTCGACGGCGCGCATCATCGCCAAGGCGCTGAACTGCATCGGTCCGGACGGTCAGGGCGGGCCGACCATCGCGCCGTGCGGGGTCTGCGAGCCGTGCGTCGCCATCGCCGCGGGCCGCCATATCGACGTCATCGAGATGGACGCTGCGTCCAACACCGGCGTCGACGACGTCCGCGAGATCATTGAGGCGGTGCGCTATGCCAGCGTCTCGGCCCGCTTCAAGATCTACATCGTCGACGAAGTCCACATGCTGTCGAAGAACGCCTTCAACGCGCTGCTGAAGACGCTCGAGGAGCCGCCACCGCACGTCAAGTTCATCTTCGCGACCACCGAGGTCCAGAAGGTCCCGGTTACGGTGCTGTCGCGCTGCCAGCGCTTCGACCTGCGCCGCATCCCGGCCGAGACGCTCGCCGCGCACTTCGCCATGATCGTCGAGGCCGAGGGCGCCACCGCCGAGCCCGAGGCGCTGGCGCTGATCGCTCGCGCCGCCGAGGGATCGGTCCGCGACGGGCTGTCGATCCTCGACCAGGCGATCGCACATTCGAGCGGTGCGGTCAGCGCCGATGCCATCCGCGACATGCTCGGGCTGTCCGACAGGGGCGCGATCCGGTCGCTCATGGGGCTGCTGCTCGAAGGCGATGCTCCCGGCGCGCTGGCGGCGCTGCAGGGCCAGTACGACCTTGGCACCGACCCGGCGATGGTCGTGCAGGCGCTGCTCGAGCTGGTCCACGCCATCACTCGCGCCAAGGTCGCCGACGTCGTCGACGCGTCGATGAGCGCCGAGGAGCGCGACACCATCCGCGGCTGGGCCGGGACGCTGAGCTTCCCGAGCGTCCACCGCATGTGGCAGCTGCTGCTCAAGGGCCTCGCCGAGGTGCAGAGCGCGCCGGTGCCGATCCAGGCAGCCGAGATGGCGCTGCTGCGGGTCATCCACGCCAGCGCGCTGCCCGATCCGGGCGAGCTGGTCCGGCGGCTGAGCGAGCGTGGCGACTTGGCCGATGCGCCGCCCGCGCTTCAACCGTCGCGACCGGCCGGTGCGACCGTCCAGCAGCTCCGTGAGCCGAGCCCGCCGCCGGTCGTCGAGTCCGAGCCCCTGCCGCAACCCGCCGACTACGTGGCGCTGGTCGAGCTGTTCGCGGCCAACCGCGAGCCACGGCTCGCGCAGCTGCTGAGCGACGAGGTCCGGCTGGTCGACTTCAGCCCGCCGGTGCTGACCGTCACCACCAGCCCATCGCTGTCGCCCGACTTCGCCCAGCGGGTGATGGCTTGTCTGAAGCTTTGGACCGGGGAGCGCTGGACGGTGACGCTGGCGCGTGACGGTGGTGGTGCCACCCTTCACGAACAGTATGAACGCCGCATCGCCGATGAGCGGGCGGCGGTTATGGCCGACCCGGCGGTGCTCGAAATCCTCGCCGCCTTCCCGCAGGCGGAACTGATCGAGGTCACGGTCGATACGTCCGACGATGATCAGCGCAGCGTAGCCGATGCTTAG